The region cttttagaaacccaaaaaaaaggtttaaaaagtattacaATTTATATGACCCCCAAACACATCGAACATGCAAAtaactacattaaaatttcaataattaaTTTCGATCAGGATTTAGGCTTTATCCAACTCTCAGCTGCAGTTTCCCATCTATTTCTCTTGTTATTCCGGCTTTTAAAAGTTGGATAGTGTTATgcgaaacaattttaattgtttttgcctACCCACTTTGGTCTGTCAGCCAGAAAGCAAGCTTTAAAGTATAGTATGGATTCCGCCCAGGGGCTTAATTTGTCATATGTGCCCCCCGCATTGAATACATTTCATCCACAAAGGCTGGCCGGAGATTTCAGGAGGAAAAAGTAGACGAAATGACAACAGACCCGACCGATGGACCTGGGTGAAAGAGGCTCAGTCGAATGACTAAATGCTTAAATACCTAAAACACCGAACGGAAGCAGGAACAACACGCACCGGCAAACAGAGAATGGAAACAATTTGCTGGCAACGTTTTGGGCTCATTGTGGCAGGCCTACATCTTCATCTTCAGTTGCCGGCAGCTCCATCTCCATTGCCAcctcaaaaaaaaaggaatagaATCCTTTTACCCTTTCCATGCCAATTTCTGGCTCTGTTGTTTGCTGTATTTGTTGTGACAGTGGCCCGAATCAAAACCTAAGCAGGTTGATGGATTACAACCAAAAGGCGGTAGCTTCACCTCCTTCATCcattgtgggcgtggctggcCGGGAGTCGGGGGTCACAAAGGCAGCTGCACGATTAGGCTTTTGTTTGGCTATATGTCGAATTTCTATGGCCACTCCCAATCCAATCCTAGCCAGCCTTTGTATCTGCGGCCAAAGTGATTTGTGTGCCCTTGGGGTATCGGCAAGTACGTTTAATGAAGTGAAGGGTTAAATTTGCCAGGGACTTCGCTCCGGCACAGAAGAAAATGGCAAGTGGAAGCGGCTTAGGTGCCCACACAAAGACCTTGCCCGGCAAAGGGAATCAAGGCGGAAAATCTCATTCCATTCGGGCTGCTCAATGGGAGGAAGTGTCGGCTTCTTAAAGTGGCTTGTCAAATTTCAAGGAAAAAGTTACGCAGAGGAGAAGTGTGTTatattaaactaatttttcTATCCTGACATGTTTACTTCTATAAATTAGTAATACATTCTAAATTAttccaataataaaaatcgtattttttcttatatttattacaatatttaactatttttatactcGTATTGCCTATATtcttcatatatttttatgttttctaaaAGGAAATCCTTTAAAGTATTATATTCCGCTTTATATAATTAGATCGAAAACTAACTAATATACGCTGAGTAGAAGCCTTAAATTGACTCACACGTGCCAATTTCCCTATGGATGACTTTCAGCGACCTTCACACTCACTATGCCTGCATTTAGGTTGATGGGCAACAAAATCATTTATCATAACCAACGGGAGCGCATACCTCTCAAGTGGCCTGGCCAAAAGCCAGTCCAGCCCGGCAAAATCCATCCCACCCCATCCAACCACCCCTCATATAGCCATAAATCTGCGGACTGGGCAAAAGTTGCGGATATGCGAAACGGCAAACGGCAATGGCAACCATTTGTCTAATTTTAATGGGCATGCTAATAGAGCCATATTGCTGGTCAGACGGACACCTGACCCTGACCCCAGAACCCGGAACCCGGAACCCTGATCCCGCAGAGAACCCAGCTCCTTGGAGAGGCATGGGTTTTCCAGTCgacttttaatttatgtgcGGCCAAAGTTTTTGGCTCATTAAATACCTCAAAACGAGAATGGCAAATGACTTACGAGCTGGCCTGAAGATGAAGATGCCGCTCCAGACGATTGACTTGGCCGGAACGTGCCTTCCCTGCCCCGATCCTGGCGCCATCTCCTGCATCATTTGCTGAATTGCCGCTACGTGCCGCATTATCGGCCACAAAAAATCTCGGCCAGACGACTTTTCAACTGGCTGCTATTGATGAGGTCGAATTTAAGGCCGAGGAAATTGCCAAGACGCTCGGCCatatttgcctttggctttttAATGAGCCACGGTTTGTTTGGGTTTCCTCCGATCCGCCTATCTCAGGTCCGTTTCCGCTGTCTGCCTGCACCATTTGTTAATGTTTCTCCCCAGACATTTACGTTTCTCAACCCCAACAGCACCAGAAAGCCCAAAAGAAGGCaatacaatattattgttatttatctGTTCAAAATGTTCGAGAGATAAGAAATGCCCGATGGGCAAAATACTTATTCAGTACTTTGGTGCCATTTCCATGCAATTTTTCAGAATCTATACAAATTGTAGCAATCAATTACTTTTTAAGTTTTGGAACACAAATGACTtagattttataaaacaatGTATTCTCAATGCTAATaggcttgtttgttttttagaaTGCTGTGTTATAATGCAGAAAATAACTATATCTGTTCTTAATATATGCAATTAGTACTTCCGTTCTGTACACCATTTCCTACAACAACcctaataataaatgtattattaatgCACATAATCTGGTTTTactattttaatacaaatatatttaaaagtccATTATTAGAAAGCTGTGCCTAAACCTaggaaacaaacaaatttgttcTTAAATAATGTACTATATAAATCGAatgattaaataatattaataatttaatatcaaTAATATACTAAATCTGCGTATGTACATAACACTCATTCTTTGTGTCATACACGTCGTATGGGTAATATTAAGTAACTCTTTTGAGTCAGATTAGTAATTTCATAAACATTAGGTAAGTAAtgtgaaatctttaaaaactcCAGCGATTACGAGCACCTGTTTTTGTCAGTGCTTGCTATCTGCAGACGTCAATTCTTTAATCTTTAAATGATAGTGCTTAACCACGCCGCCTGttttcaaacaattttccCCTCGCCTAATGAAATCGTTATATTCCAGAGCAGCTCGTTTGAGTGCggcaacaataaatatttatcgtGCCCACATGGACAGATGGAATAAGCTACACAATGCCACGACCCTTTTGGGCaggcattttaaattaatttttacaacTGAACGCACAGCCAAACCCCCCGTAAAGTGGTTGCACTGGCGTTTATTTTGCAACGCGGCAAGACCTCCGGCGCCAAAGGAGCAACTGGGAGCAAATCCTGCTTACATATATTCACACATGCTCAcggcaaatttaattttgaaaagcaaaccaggaagcacacATACGTGTACGCTGAACCTCAATCAGCGGGAAATGGCCGCAGACACAGTGGGCAAGGCTGCACTTTTCCGACCCACTCGGGCTTTCCTACACACCTTCCCCCCAAAAAACACCTGCCACCACCTCTAATTGTATGTGCTTTTGTGGCCAAAACTATGAGGATGCTGTTGATGTTTTTGTCCTGTTGTGTGGCTCCTGTTGCAgcatttgttgctgctgttacCCCTTTGTTGCCGCCGATGTTGCACCCACTCGCTGGTCAGTTAATGCAGTTCCTGGCCGGCAACAAAGTTGTGTGTTTTATTAGTTTCTCCTTCGTGCAGCGCCGATTGTTGTGCTGTAAATTGCATTTGTGGTCGACAAAAAGCATCAGGACGCTCAGCTTTATTTGTTGTGCACCTGTTTTGGCTTATTTCCTCCGACCACCTACCTTATTTAAATTGCCATTAGGTGCGGCTCTTGGCCAACTCATCCTTTAATTTGGAGGGGAAATGCCACAGCATTACGGTTGCCATTAGCCAGTGCAGCAAAACACATAAGCGGCAACACTTCCATATGTATGAGCAGATAGTCGCACATTTCCGGCTGCCCGTTGGgttttcttttcgttttctcCGAGCGATTTTCGTGCTACATTTTTCTGGGATTTTCTCACATTTTTCGttagttttttcttgttttttaccAGCTTTGCTCTAAATATTCAACACTCTCCCCGCCCCCGACCGCTCAGGTTGCTCACTTTGGCTTTACTTTTTGCCTGCTTCTGTTTTTGTCGGGCCGGCAGCTCGGGaggtttgtttttaattaaaacaacaaTGCAGTGCCAGAGCCACACTTCCGTCCGGCATCTAACCCGCTTTTCGCCGCCCCACATGCACACACTACACATGGGGTGTGATACCACCCACCCCAGCCACATgctcatattatttcccactcACCCGGTGACTGACTGACTTGTTGCTGTTTTTCCTGCTGTTTTTCTTGCCGTTTTTCCTGCTGTTCttcctgctgttgttgctgttgttgctgctgttgctgctgttgctgctgcatgttgctgttgtgtttTACTTTTGCGCTTACAATTTCATTTGGCCCGCTTGCCCGCCTGCCCCTCCCCGCGACCCTTTGGCCAGTGCCCTTTGTTTTGGCCTTTgcttgtgtgttttgtgtgaaAAGTGATAAGTGAAATATGCTTTTTCAGCTGCATTTTCAATTTAGTCGTTCAATGCAATTCCAATTGGATATTGCCAATGGCCAAGCTACAAGCCAGCTCGCTGAGAAGGGGCAAGGCAAATCggaataaaaaatggaaaagcgcCGGTATCGTATTGGCCGTctgaaatgtttaaaattgattCGTTCGGACGGGAACTCGTTTAATTGAGACTGAAATAAAACGAATTCCAGCGGCATTGTGCCACGAGTGCCTAGATGACAGGACATCGGCAGAAGGAGCGATTGCACCAATCATTATTACACGGAAAAAGGAATTAGATTAATCTGCAGGCTTATTGTTTGAAGTATTTAACAGCGCTTTAAACTGAAAATAAGAGGATGAAATTCAAAGTTCTATAGTAAAGGTGGACCAGGATCTTTTTTAATTACCAATTGACTTAATCGATTTTAAATCATCAAAGTGGTactataataaattaaatatgctACTGATGCTAACGCTATGAAATACCCCTATATTCTTAAATCCATTACTATGACTTATGAAACCTTAAAGATAATTCTCCCTTCAGTGCATGCTTTCAAGCCATTTAACATATGTGGGTGGCATTGGCTCGGCCCTCATCCAATTCCCCTTACCACCTGCAAGTTCGCTGAACttgttaaataatttcgaATGCAACTCGCGACAAGACTCTACGTGGCCAACACCTGACAGCCACGCGACACCATCTTGCCACCCCGCCCCCTTTGGCAGAATAATAGGATTGTGGCGTGGCACACAAGCACTGGGCCAGGCGCCATTGTCCTAGCAAAGGACTTCAATCTGAAGGGTGGGTGGGAGATTGGTGGACTGTAAGTGCTGTAAAAAGTGCATTATAATCTTAGGAAACGGTCATTTAGTGCACCTTCAAAGTGGGTTCCCTTGGGTTAAACGGAGCAGGCCAGCAGTCGATAAGTAAACTACGCAGTAAGCTGTGTCATTGTGACCCCGACATGTAGCTGTTGTAAGACTCAGTCAAACATAATATTAGTCTAGGAAAAGAAGgtatgaaaattatataaattatagttGAAAGTAGGAAagataaaaaggaaaaatggCGTATAAGAAGTTGCTGTTTGTGTGCATGGGTGAGAGTTGAAATTGCGTTATCGATTCATTGGCAATTATCTGGGGAAATCTCGAAATTGCAGGCAACTCGTGCAGTTCTCCAATGGCTGAGGTGATTATGCAGAATCTGATGGTGAAAACCAGTCTCTATTGGGAAGTGGATAGTGCTGGTCTAAGGACTTGGAACACTGGGCGCAGGCCACATAAAAGATGTCTGCAAATTCTCCGGGAGCACGGGCTGAGATCCGATCACTTTTGTCGTCAGGTAAGTGAAAACTTTCATAAATATTCTACCTAATCTAACACGTATACTTTGCTTTAGTTCACTGTAAACGATTTTCGTTACTTTGATTACGTTGTGGCCATGGATGAAGCTGTCTACAAAGAGCTAATGCTCTGGGGTAGTGACAACCGTGGAAACGACTGTGAGGTTCTACTTCTTAGTTCGTTTGGCAAGAATGGTCTGCCTGCCTTTATAGACAGCCTGTCTCCTGtaagtaaacaaaataattaataatttaagacTTACATCAACCCGATTCCCACCTTTTAAGACACACAAGCTGAAGAACTTCCGGTCCGCCTATTACCAGATAAAGGAGTGCTGCAAGCAGCTCATCCTCAGCCAAAAGGTGGACATTGTCAAGTACGAGCTGCCCAGCACCGATGAAGACGATCTCTACTATGCCAACAAGGAGCAGCAGACGCCGCAGGACGTCGTTGAACCCATGCCAGAGACGAGCAAGCACAGTGGCATGTTCCTCCTGCCCACGGATGTGAGATCCTCCGGCGGTCTGATGTCTTCGTCGACCGACCCATCCATCTCCAAGACCTCAATGCCCTTGTGCACCCCAAGAACCCAGCGAAAACTGTGCCAGAAATGCGGACAAAAATTTCTAGCAGCGCTTTAAGCCTGATGGGGGACCCAAACTGAGGCGAATTCAAATGCTTTTCAACTTACCCTAATGTTATGTAGCGTATGAAAGTTAAGTGAATCGGTGGGGAAATAAAACTGACTGTTATCTGGCACCTGTCCGCCGTCTATTAGCTTTTGCAACCCTTTTGATGGGCGGCTAATTGGCTTAGGAACCGGCTATAAAGGTCGAAAATTCGGACCCTAACTCAGATCTAGTTCGATGAGAATCCGCTTGGCCGAAAGAGGTTGCGGGTAGCTGAGCATGGAGCGCGGTCATTTGCCGGAGACGCCATTCCACTTGGCCCTTTCGGGGCCCAGGTTCCAGGCCCAGTCGAGCGGCAATGGTTCCGTGCTGGACAATGTGAGTATAAAGGGAAAAGTATTGGTTATACAGTTGTAGTAAGAAATTGGGAAATAATATAGGTTTCCCTAGAAATAATAGCCCATGTGACTTTACAGTTTCTAAACTTGTCTGAGTAtgtaaatgttaaatattgttgcatacttttagacataaTTGTATATGATTtgaaatctttatttattgattaaaaaaattgtttcgaaGTACTTTCTAGCCATAAGAATTCCCTCccttataaacaataatttaattccTGGCAGGTGCTGCCCGACATGGCGCACCTGGTGAACCCCTATTGGAGCCGCTTCGCCCCCATGGACCCTATGATGAGCAAGATCCTCGGAGTCTTCACCCTGGCCATCCTGATCATTTCGTGCTGCGGCAACGGAGTGGTGGTCTACATCTTCGGAGGAACCAAGTCGCTGCGCACGCCGGCAAATCTGCTCGTTCTCAACCTGGCCTTTTCGGACTTCTGCATGATGGCCTCCCAGTCGCCGGTGATGATAATCAACTTTTACTACGAGACCTGGGTGCTGGGACCTCTGTGGTGCGACATCTACGCGGGATGTGGGTCCCTCTTTGGGTGCGTGTCCATCTGGTCCATGTGCATGATCGCCTTCGATCGGTACAATGTGATCGTCAAGGGTATCAACGGTACGCCCATGACCATCAAGACGTCGATAATGAAGATTCTGTTCATATGGATGATGGCCGTCTTCTGGACCGTAATGCCCTTGGTTGGCTGGAGTGCCTACGTGCCCGAGGGAAATCTGACTGCTTGCAGCATCGACTACATGACGCGGCTGTGGAACCCAAGATCATATCTCATTACATATTCTCTGTTCGTGTACTACACTCCCCTGTTCCTCATCTGCTACTCCTACTGGTTCATCATCGCCGCCGTGGCAGCTCATGAAAAGGCGATGCGGGAACAGGCCAAGAAGATGAATGTGAAATCTCTGCGGAGCTCCGAGGACTGTGACAAGAGTGCCGAGGGAAAGTTGGCCAAGGTGGCTCTCACCACAATTTCCCTGTGGTTCATGGCCTGGACTCCGTACCTGGTCATCTGCTATTTCGGGCTCTTCAAGATCGAGGGTCTAACACCCCTGACGACCATTTGGGGAGCCACCTTCGCCAAGACGAGCGCTGTCTACAATCCCATAGTTTACGGCATAAGGTGAGTGAAAACTGACACAAAATCtgttacataaatatatattttaatataaaatgtagTAGCAGACCATTCAAACCTTCATTAagcttaataaatttaaaactaatatacattttttaaatcccCTAGTCATCCCAAGTACCGTATCGTGCTGAAGGAGAAGGTAAGATCTTAAAATCGACTTAATCTATAATCCCTGACTATTTCATCTTCGTTTTATAGTGTcctatgtgtgtgtttggcaACACTGATGAGCCGAAACCGGATGCACCTGCTTCCGATACGGAAACCACATCAGAGGCAGATTCAAAGGCTTAACAAGAAAAAAGGTTTAGAGACACTCCGCAATTGCCTTAATGAGgcacaaaaatttaaaaaaaagtgataTGCAACATCATAAAGtgatacaaaaatgtaaaaaaaatgaataaagttAAGAATAAcagaattttttttgggtataACAACTGAATAGTTCCAGAACCTAAAAACACAAATACGAAAATTGTATTGGCCTTTCCCAACATTTTTCAaagcacagaaaaaaaaggtagcccgtaaagctataaatccttacattttaaatgcttCTGGAACTAAAGTGATTGCTTTCATTCCAGCTTCAACACTTGAGAAAACATCTCCAACACTTATTTAAAGCTTACCCAGTGCCCTTAACAACAACCTTCAAGAATGCAATTAAAGCAGAGCGAATGATTGAACCTCCGAATGGAAATTCGCATGCATTTCCCACTTACTCCGTGCATTCTCATTAGTCCCCTGCCTTGGGGGTGGCCTTTCCCCGTTTCGAGCTCGTCAAGGAGGGCGCTCCAATGTCGCGGAATCCACGTTGCCAGTCCCAGTCCCCGTCGCAGGGCTCGGAACTCATGGCGTCGCGGGCTGATTCATCTTCATTGACACACATTTCCACGCAGCTAATGTCGCTATTTGCTTTGTGCGGGTTTTGTCTCGCGTCTAATGATTATAATTACGAAACAGCAGCCCCCAGCCATCCAGCCCCACCCcaccccacacacacatttgCCTAATGAGCACTAGACCGAACgcaaacccaaacccaaggCAAGCCAACCCTCCCGCCCGAAATGAGATGGGGAACTGCAGTGTCGGGTCTCGAGttgactgtctaattaaagtACAACAGAGGGTGGAGGGCACAAAGAAAGCAGACTTGACGCCTGCCAGGGA is a window of Drosophila biarmipes strain raj3 chromosome 3R, RU_DBia_V1.1, whole genome shotgun sequence DNA encoding:
- the LOC108031691 gene encoding low molecular weight phosphotyrosine protein phosphatase: MAYKKLLFVCMGNSCSSPMAEVIMQNLMVKTSLYWEVDSAGLRTWNTGRRPHKRCLQILREHGLRSDHFCRQFTVNDFRYFDYVVAMDEAVYKELMLWGSDNRGNDCEVLLLSSFGKNGLPAFIDSLSPTHKLKNFRSAYYQIKECCKQLILSQKVDIVKYELPSTDEDDLYYANKEQQTPQDVVEPMPETSKHSGMFLLPTDVRSSGGLMSSSTDPSISKTSMPLCTPRTQRKLCQKCGQKFLAAL
- the LOC108031690 gene encoding opsin Rh2, encoding MERGHLPETPFHLALSGPRFQAQSSGNGSVLDNVLPDMAHLVNPYWSRFAPMDPMMSKILGVFTLAILIISCCGNGVVVYIFGGTKSLRTPANLLVLNLAFSDFCMMASQSPVMIINFYYETWVLGPLWCDIYAGCGSLFGCVSIWSMCMIAFDRYNVIVKGINGTPMTIKTSIMKILFIWMMAVFWTVMPLVGWSAYVPEGNLTACSIDYMTRLWNPRSYLITYSLFVYYTPLFLICYSYWFIIAAVAAHEKAMREQAKKMNVKSLRSSEDCDKSAEGKLAKVALTTISLWFMAWTPYLVICYFGLFKIEGLTPLTTIWGATFAKTSAVYNPIVYGISHPKYRIVLKEKCPMCVFGNTDEPKPDAPASDTETTSEADSKA